Proteins from a single region of Starkeya sp. ORNL1:
- a CDS encoding DUF1127 domain-containing protein: protein MITHVIAETAMETARGRTRTGYAEDFITRFWVWSYRAYVRARSRRELRALPDELLHDMGLTTADVEREASKPFWR, encoded by the coding sequence ATGATCACTCACGTTATCGCTGAAACAGCGATGGAGACCGCCCGCGGCCGCACCCGCACCGGCTATGCCGAGGATTTCATCACCCGCTTCTGGGTGTGGAGCTACCGCGCCTATGTGCGCGCCCGCAGTCGCCGCGAATTGCGCGCCCTGCCGGACGAGTTGCTGCACGACATGGGCCTCACCACCGCGGACGTCGAGCGCGAAGCCTCGAAGCCGTTCTGGCGCTGA